Proteins found in one Streptococcus anginosus subsp. whileyi MAS624 genomic segment:
- a CDS encoding ATP-dependent Clp protease proteolytic subunit, translating to MSDEKENTMIPVVIEQTSRGERSYDIYSRLLKDRIIMLTGPVEDNMANSIIAQLLFLDAQDNTKDIYLYINTPGGSVSAGLAIVDTMNFIKSDVQTIVMGMAASMGTIIASSGAKGKRFMLPNAEYLIHQPMGGTGSGTQQTDMAIAAEHLLKTRNNLEKILADNSGKTIKQVHKDAERDYWMSAQETLDYGFIDEIMANNNLN from the coding sequence ATATCAGATGAAAAGGAGAATACAATGATTCCTGTAGTTATTGAACAAACAAGTCGTGGGGAACGTTCCTACGATATTTACTCACGCTTATTAAAAGATCGCATTATTATGCTGACAGGTCCTGTTGAGGACAATATGGCTAATTCTATTATTGCGCAATTGCTTTTCCTTGATGCACAAGATAATACTAAAGATATTTATCTTTACATCAATACGCCAGGTGGTTCTGTATCGGCTGGTCTAGCGATTGTGGATACCATGAACTTCATCAAGTCAGATGTCCAAACAATTGTCATGGGGATGGCTGCTTCCATGGGAACCATTATTGCTTCAAGTGGTGCTAAAGGCAAGCGCTTCATGTTGCCGAATGCAGAATACCTGATTCATCAGCCAATGGGCGGAACTGGTAGCGGTACGCAGCAAACCGATATGGCGATTGCAGCTGAGCATTTGCTGAAAACACGGAATAACTTGGAGAAGATCCTTGCGGATAATTCAGGGAAAACCATTAAGCAAGTACATAAAGACGCAGAACGCGATTATTGGATGAGCGCTCAAGAAACCTTGGATTATGGCTTCATTGATGAAATCATGGCAAATAATAATTTAAACTAA
- a CDS encoding IS30 family transposase: protein MSYFHLTITDRIKIETYLELGLKPCQIASKLGVHKSTISRELRRCQNGYSAALAQEQYDHRAKQKGRKSRLTPTLKKEIEDGLKSSWSPEQICGRYQLEQRPMVAFKTIYNWLYAGLIALDLSVLRRKGKTRQPKETRGRFRIGTSIAKRPKEVRNRETFGHWELDTVVSSRGKSKGCLATFLERKTRFYLAFKIPDRTAKSMFSAIEQLYKLFPKEALKTFTSDRGKEFACYPLVENLGISFFFADAYSSWQRGSNENANGLLREYFPKKTDLAAISDEALNKALYDINHRPRKCLAYRTACEALVDEYE from the coding sequence ATGAGCTACTTCCATCTTACCATAACCGACCGAATAAAGATAGAAACCTACTTGGAATTAGGTTTGAAACCTTGCCAAATTGCAAGTAAACTTGGCGTCCATAAGTCTACCATTTCAAGAGAGTTAAGACGATGCCAAAATGGTTACTCCGCAGCCCTAGCACAGGAACAGTATGACCACAGGGCTAAGCAAAAAGGTCGGAAGTCTCGTTTGACACCAACGTTGAAAAAGGAAATTGAGGACGGTTTAAAATCCTCCTGGTCGCCTGAACAGATTTGTGGCCGCTATCAGCTTGAACAAAGGCCGATGGTAGCTTTTAAAACAATCTATAACTGGCTCTATGCTGGTTTGATTGCTCTGGATTTGAGTGTCCTTCGTCGTAAAGGAAAAACTCGACAACCTAAAGAAACACGTGGAAGATTTAGGATTGGCACATCGATTGCCAAACGTCCTAAAGAGGTCAGGAATCGTGAGACCTTTGGTCACTGGGAGCTCGATACTGTGGTGTCTTCCAGAGGCAAAAGCAAGGGCTGTTTAGCGACCTTTCTGGAGCGAAAAACGCGCTTTTACTTAGCTTTCAAGATACCAGACAGAACAGCCAAATCCATGTTTTCAGCCATCGAACAACTTTATAAGCTATTTCCAAAAGAGGCTCTTAAAACCTTCACTTCAGATAGGGGAAAAGAGTTTGCCTGCTATCCTCTGGTAGAGAATTTAGGAATTTCCTTTTTCTTTGCGGACGCCTATTCATCCTGGCAGAGAGGAAGCAATGAAAACGCCAATGGCTTACTAAGAGAATATTTTCCAAAGAAAACAGATTTAGCCGCTATCTCTGATGAGGCTTTGAACAAGGCCTTATATGATATCAATCACCGACCACGAAAATGTTTAGCTTACAGAACTGCTTGTGAAGCTCTAGTGGATGAGTACGAGTAA
- the upp gene encoding uracil phosphoribosyltransferase, with protein sequence MEKFQVIAHPLIQHKLSILRRTDTSTKAFRELVNEIAMLMGYEVLRDLPLEDVEIETPITKTVQKQLAGKKLAIVPILRAGIGMVDGLLSLVPAAKVGHIGMYRDEETLKPVEYLVKLPEDISQRQIFVVDPMLATGGSAILAIDSLKKRGAHNIKFVCLVSAPEGVAALQEAHPDVEIFTAALDDHLNENGYIVPGLGDAGDRLFGTK encoded by the coding sequence ATGGAAAAATTTCAAGTGATCGCACATCCGCTCATTCAGCATAAATTGTCTATCTTACGTCGTACGGATACCTCTACTAAGGCTTTTCGTGAGTTAGTAAATGAAATTGCTATGCTGATGGGCTATGAAGTTTTACGTGACTTACCATTAGAAGATGTGGAAATTGAAACGCCGATTACAAAGACGGTTCAAAAACAATTGGCTGGTAAAAAATTAGCCATTGTTCCAATCTTACGTGCAGGTATCGGTATGGTGGATGGTCTTTTGAGCCTTGTGCCAGCTGCTAAAGTTGGACATATTGGTATGTATCGCGACGAAGAAACCCTAAAACCAGTTGAGTACCTCGTGAAGTTACCAGAAGACATTAGCCAACGTCAAATCTTTGTGGTGGATCCAATGCTGGCGACAGGTGGATCTGCCATTTTAGCCATTGATTCATTGAAAAAGCGCGGAGCGCACAATATTAAATTTGTCTGCCTTGTTTCAGCGCCAGAAGGTGTGGCAGCTTTACAGGAAGCTCACCCAGACGTGGAAATTTTTACAGCGGCCCTTGATGATCACTTGAATGAAAACGGCTATATCGTTCCAGGATTGGGAGATGCAGGAGATCGTCTTTTCGGTACAAAATAA
- a CDS encoding YlbG family protein, translating to MFKKEERTGLIVYLYYNRDVKKIETIGDIVYHSKKHRYLQLYVPTEQVEETMQRLSKEKYVKQVRICHIQELDTDFVGSLFRDKENVNI from the coding sequence ATGTTTAAAAAAGAAGAACGAACAGGTTTGATTGTGTATTTGTATTACAATCGAGATGTGAAAAAAATAGAAACTATTGGCGATATTGTCTACCATTCTAAAAAGCATCGTTACCTCCAGTTGTATGTTCCGACAGAGCAGGTAGAAGAGACGATGCAAAGGTTATCTAAAGAAAAATATGTCAAACAAGTACGGATCTGTCACATTCAAGAATTGGACACAGACTTTGTTGGAAGCTTGTTTAGAGATAAAGAAAACGTAAACATATGA